Genomic window (Sediminispirochaeta smaragdinae DSM 11293):
TGGCATAGGGACATCGCGGATGGAAACGGCAACCGGACGGAGGGTTCAGAGGATTTGGAACATCCCCCGAAAGGATGATCTTTTCAATCTTGGTCTCAGGATCCGGAATGGGAATTGCAGAAAGCAGCGCCTTGGTGTAGGGATGCAACGGTGTCTTGAACAACTCAGGAGTCTGAGAGAGCTCCATCATCTTGCCAAGATACATTACGGCAATCCGCTGAGTGATATACTTCACCACCAGGAGGTGGTGGGTGACAAAAAGATAGGTAAGTTGGAATTCATCCTGAAGCCGCTTGAGCAGATTCAGGATCTGCGCCTGGACCGAAACGTCAAGGGCGCTGGTAGGCTCGTCCATCAAGATAAACTTGGGATTGGTTGCAAGGGCACGGGCCACGGCAATACGCTGCCGCTGTCCTCCGGAAAACTCATGAGGATATCGGCGCATGTGCTCACGGGAAAGGCCGACAGTGCCAAGCAGTTCGACTACCCGCTCTTCAACCTCTGCCGCACTGGAATAGACATGCTGGATTATCATCGGCTCACCGACGATATCCTTAATTAAAAGTCGGGGATTAAGGGAGTTTGAAGGGTCCTGAAAAACGATATTGATCTTTCGGCGGGCCTCCTTCATGGCTCTGCCCTTAAGGCGGGTAAGGTCCATCATCTTTCGCATGGCCTCGGCCTGTGCGACAGCCTCCGGTTTGTCGGAGGCAAACAGAGCCTCAAGCTCCTCGATCTTTTCTGCATCCTGATCGAGATAGACACGCCCGGCAGTGGCATCGTGAAGTCGTAAAATGGCCTTTCCTAAGGTTGTTTTGCCACAGCCGGATTCTCCAACCATACCGAGACATTCGCCTCGTTTAATCTGGAAAGAGACATCGTCCACCGCCTTCACATCTGCGATATGCCGACGCATAACGCCCCCCTTTACGGGGTAGTATTTTTTCAGATTTCTGATATCAAGGATGTTATCGTTCATTATGCTTTTCCCCCGTGAAGAGATGACACGCGACAAAGTGATCCTTCGAATGCTCGATGGTGACCGGCTTTTCTTTCTTGCAGATATCCATTGCATAAGGACAGCGTGGATGGAATCGGCAGCCTGTCGGCGGATGAATTAAATTAGGAACCGTTCCGGGAATGGTTTGTAGAGCTCCCTCCTGCTCAACCTTCGGAACCGAATTCATGAGCCCCTTGGTATAGGGATGAAGCGGATTCTTAAAAAGCTCTTTTACCTCCGCCGTCTCCACCGCATCACCGGCGTACATGACCGTAACCCGGTCACATACCTCGGCAACAACGCCGAGATCATGGGTGATAAACAGCACAGAAGAAATGAGGGTTTCTTTTAGCTTCTTGATGAGGTCGAGAATCTGAGCCTGAATGGTAACATCGAGATTACTTGTCGGCTCATCGGCAATCAACATACGGGGATGACACGCCAGAGCGATGGCTATGACGATACGCTGCTGCATACCGCCGGAAAGTTCATGGGGATATCGATCCACCACATTGTCGGGATTGGGAACCCCCAACTGCCGCAAAAGTTCGATCACATGAACCCTGATGGTAAAGGCAATCCGCTTCCGATAACGCTTGAAAAAAGGAACATGCGAGGCAAACTGCACCAAAGGATCCTTTTTACGAATATGCTCCCGGTGCCGTTTCAGAGCCTCCCGTTTTCTAATATCAGAGGCATCTGTGGCCTCTTCAAGTCGGTAGAGCTGTTCATCAATCTCAAGCACCAATCGATTGTGCCGTTCATATACCGCCCGTTCCCGCGCCATGAGACCACGAATCATCTTCTTGTAGGGGACAAGCCCCTTTCCGGCATTGATATCTTCTGAAAGTCTTTTTTCCGTCTCTTCGAGCATCTGGGGCATACGGTGAAACTGAAAACTCTCTCCCACCTGTTCACCAATGGAAAGCACAGGATTAAGCGAGCTGGAGGCCTCCTGGAAGATCATGGAGATGTCGTTTCCCCGGATCGTCTGCATAAAGGCTTCGCTACGACCCACGATATCGATCGCTTTGTCCCGCTGCTCTTCGCTGAAAAAGAGATGAATCTGTCCGCTTTCGATTCGGCCGGGAGCCTGTACAATCCGCATCATGGAACGGACGGTCACGCTTTTACCACATCCCGACTCGCCCACGAGGCCGTAGGTCTCCCCCTTGTTGACATGGATACTGACCCCGTTCAACGCTTTAACGACGCCCTCGAAAGTATAAAAATTGGTATAGAGCTCCTTCGTATCAGCAAGCTTTTCCACTATTTTCTCCGCATCTTTGGATCGAAAACGTCACGAATGGCGTCCCCGAGAAGGTTCCATCCGAGTACAAACAGCGCGATGGTGAAGCCGGGAATCAACACCACATACCAAAAGGCAAGCCGATCACCCGGAGGCCCGACAATCCAGTTTCTGCAAGTGGAAACCATCTGCCCCCAATCGGCATATTCGGCCCCGGATCCAAGCCCGAGAAAGGAAAGGCTCGCCGCAGAAAGGACCGTTGTACCTATCTGCATCGAAGCGACAATAATAACCGAAAAAACACTGTTGGGCATAACATGGCGGATGAGGGTCCAAAGATGCCCCGCTCCGCTCGCCTTTGCCGCCTGAACATAATCCATGTCCCGGACAACCAAAATCTCCGAACGAATAACCCGCGTATAGCTGGGCCAGTTCAAAATAATGAGCACAATAACAATCGACTGCAACCCTCGCCCGATGGCCACAACAAGGGCCATCGCCATGACAAGGAATGGAATCGAATAAAAGATGTCGGTTATTCTCATGATGATCTCATCGACAATCCCCCCGAAATAACCGGCAAGGGCACCAAGAACAATACCCACGACCAAATTCGCAAGAACGACAAGAATACCAATCTTGAAGGCGTTTCGCGCGCCCCAGATGATACCGTAGAGAATGTCGTATTGTTGCGGCAGAGTACCGAGCGGGTTCTCCGCGGAGGGAGGCGACGGAGTCATCTTCCAGCCGTTGTGAGGCATCTTATAGGGATCATCCGGATACTCGGGTGGGGCCAGTAAAGGGGCAAAAATCGCCAGAACTGCGAAAAAGAGAATAATGGATACACCAATGATGGTCAGAGGATTCTTGAAGAGCCGCTTCATCGAAAAACCGAACTCTTTCCATCGGGGATGGGCCGATCTTACTACCGGCTTAACCGCCTCGGCGTTGATGGTCTGCTGATTGTCGTTTGTCTGCATAACGTAAGGCTCCTTACTCACCCAAGACGGATTCTCGGATCGATAGCCGCATAGATGATATCAACAATCAGATTCACCGTAACAAAAACCATACCGAGAAACAGTACGTTGAACATGACTGCCGAGACATCAAGCTGGGTCGCAGCTCGTGCCATCCACCATCCGAGTCCCTTTCTGCTGAAGATGGTCTCGGTAATCACCATACCTCCCATCAAATTGGCAAACATGACACCACTGACCGTTATGACCGGCAACAGGGCATTTCGCCGTGCATGTTTATAGTTGATGGTCCGCCTGTCGGCACCCTTTGCAAGAGCGGTCCGAATATAATCCTGCCCAAGTTGCTCCAGCATGTTACTTCTCATGAGGCGCATAATCAGGGCCGAAGAGAGGATGACAAGATTGATAATAGGCAAAAGAAGATGCATGAGAGCATCTTTAAAAAGGCCCCACCGACCGTTGAGTATGGCATCTATGGTGATAAGGGATGTGTAATGATGAAATCCCTGACTATATAATAGATCTTTTCCTTCATTGGAGAGGGTTCCGGGAGGGAAAATGCCGAGGAGCCCATAGAAAAGCATCAACAAAATAAGGCCGAGCCAGAAGGTCGGCAGAGAATAGCCGATAATTGCGAAAATTCTGGAACCATGATCGATGGGCGTATCCTTGTGGATAGCCCCCAGGGTTCCAAGCCAAATCCCGAAAAGGATAATAAGAGGTGTTGCATAGAGGACAAGCTCGAAGGTAACAGGGAAATAGCTTTTAAAGGCCGAAAGGACAGGAGCCTCGGCAGTAGCCGAATAACCGAAGTCGCCCTTTAATACATTACCCATCCAGCGGAAATACTGAACCGGGGCAGGGTCGTCCAGGCCGTAGGTTCTGATAATATTTTCGAACTGATCGGGGGAGATCTTTTCGTTGGTGACATAGGCAGCCGCCCGCATACCGGGAGGAAGAAGCATCATCACCGAAAAAACCAGGATGGAAACCCCCAGCAGAACAAAGATCATAAAGAATAGTCTTCGAATGATATAGTTAACAAGACTCACAGGTTTTCTCCGAATCGTATATGAAAATCAATCGGAAGGAACAGCTCCCCGGTAAAAGAACCGGGAAGCCGTTATAGATTGATGGGAAGCCGATATTAATACTCTTTTGTAAACTGGCTGAAAATAAGGGGATGGTTCTCCATGGGATGGAAAACATAGCCCTTTACCCAGTCCTTAAAGTATCGGCGGGATACCGGCTGATGCATAACGATACCGGGAGCATCCTCCAGCCATATGTCCTGTATGCGGTAGTAGATCTCTTTCGCCTTGGCAGGATCGGATTCGATGGCACCGGCTTCGAGGAGACGGTCCGCCTCGGGATTGTTGTAACCGCATCGACCACCGTAAACTCCCTGTGAGTGCATATAGGTTGTCATGAAGTTATCGGGATGGGGATAGTCTGCACCCCAACCGATGTAGAAAAGGGGCAAGGTTTTGGCTCGCGTTGCCTGAACATAGCTGGCCCATTCGACTCCACGAACATTAATCTTGAATTTTGGATTGAGTTTCATGATGTTTTCGGCCAGCATCTTGACGGAAGCCTCACGCACCTCGTTTCCGGTGTTGTAAAGGAAATCCATCTTAAAACCCTTGTCCCAAACCTGTCCGCCCCAGGCCTTCTTGAAGTACTCTTCGGCCTTTGCAGTATCATAGGGGATCCGCTTAAGGGAATCGTTTCGGTAGGGAAGTCCTGAAACATGGGGCGTCGGGCAGTCGATGCCGGCCCCGCTCAGGATGTCGGAGAGATAGGTGTCTTCATCCCAGCAGTAACTGAAGGCAAGACGAACATCTTTATCCGTGAAAAAGTCGGCAGGGATACCCTCACCGTCGAGTTTTCCACTGTAAATAGCAGGGTTGTCGACGGCATTGATTTTCTGGTTAAAGTTGATTGCACGAACACCAAGTTCCTTCAAATCTTTAATAACGGTAATGCCAGTCTCTTTATCCATCTCATCGTAATACAGGGGATCAACCTCAACACAATCCGCATCGCCCTGAAGAAGCATCAACTTTCGGGTCGACCATTCGTCGACGACCTTGTAGATGGCCTTTGCAAGGACGGGCTTCTCACCGTGGAAATCCTCGTTTCGAGTCATAACGACCTCGACACCGCGTTCCCAGCGGTCAAGCTTGTAAGGGCCGGTACCGGAAGCGATATCGTTAAGGGTTTCTTCTCCATTGGCAGGTGCGTTGAAGCTCTTCCAGGTGGCCTCGGTGCCGTCCCAGCCACCGTTGGCAATAACGAAATCCTTATCCACAATTGCAGCCCAATAGCCCGAAAGAATCGCAAGGAATGGGGGGAAGGGGGCTTTCAGATTGAAAACCACCGAATCACCCTCAACCTGGATCGCATTCTGCAAATCTTCCCACTTTGCAACGATGTTTCCATCTCCGTCACGGCTTGAGTAGGTACCGAAGAAGGGGAAATAGAGCATCCAAACAGGGCCGGCATCGGGATCGGTTACCATGGAACGGATAAAAGAGTACCGCACCACCTCAGGGGTGAGCTCATTTCCGCTATGGAATTTGATTCCTTTTTTGATTTTGAATGTATAGGTCTTTCCACCGTTGGTGATACCGCCGTTCTCAACCGTAGGGACCTCCTCACAGAGAACGGGAACGAACTTGTCCACGGCAGAGCCGTCGAAGAAGACCAATGTCTCGTATAAATTCTGGATTACACCACCAGATACTTCATCATAGGCTCGGGCGGGGTCCAAGCTCTCTACGGTGCCATAACTGGCATACACAAAGGTATCCGGATTTTTGATTTCTTTCGCCGCAGGTTCCGACGTTTCTGCAGCTTCCTGTGTAGCTTCTTTCTTACCGCATCCAACAAATAGTGCAGATAAGAGAACAAGCACGAGGAATGGTGCAAAGATCTTTTTCATCTTTCACTCCTTATAAAAAAAAAACTTGCTCTATAGACTAAAACAGATATTAGCCTTTGACAAGCACAGTAGGCAATGGTAATTACTATTGTAAGCGTAAATTCACAAAACAACTTCGTCGAACAGTGCTAAAGCCGGCCTCTTCCAGGAAAGGAAGCAAAACCGCACCATTACCCGGGATATCCAGCAGCAAACCAGCAGCGTCTCTTGCCGCAGCCTCTTCCCGTGCCTGTTCTATCAATAATTTTGCAAGGCCAAGTCCCCGAAAACGGGGATCCACGAAGAGCAGAGGCAGGCGAAACACAAAACCTTCTTCGGCATTGAATCCCGCCATGAGAGCAAAACCGGCACGCCCACCGTCAGGGGCGGCGGCAGACACCATTACCACCTCGTCTCCGTTTTCCAGCACAAGCATGCACTCCTCGACAAAACTACGAAAGAGAAGTTCCTCGGACTCCGGAAAAAGCCCTTGAAAACAATATTCCACCAGCTCCTCTTCCACCGGCTCCGGGAGGGGGTGTATCTCAAGCGGGAAATCACTAAGCACAAGCTCGCCGGTCTCTTCCGGTTCCGGCCCAAGAGAGGCAAGATCCCGGGCCTCTTCATTCCTGTGAAACCAATCCCGCACCGTTTGCCGCATCTCATGTTCTTTAAAGGAGTACCACAACTTTTCAAGCGGACCATGATTCTTGAGAACATCCTTAAATCGCCGAAAAACCCCCTTTCCCCCGGCAAGGGCACGACTAAGCTCTTCCCGATACATGGGGTTATTCAGACTCGAAACGAATTTCTCCATGAGTCGAAAGCCATCGGCAGAGGACCAGCGCGGTATGGAAACCAGTTTTTCGGGTAGGGATTCACCTCCATCCTCCGTTTCAAAACCCGCAACAGGAACTACCTCAAGCTTTTCCATATGAAAAAGAAAGCTCTCTTCCTGGTTTTCCATGGCAAAAATGATTTGATCCACCACCTCGGATGAAAGGATGACCCGATGGCTCACTACGACTCCTCCCGGAGAGCCCTGACCACCGAGCGAATATCTGCAAGAGGCACGAGCCGCCGCCTATCCGCTCTTCTATCGTAGAGTTCGGCCCTTCCCTCTTCCAGGGTGGAAGCACTAATTACGATCCGCCAGGGGATTCCCATCAATTCCGAATCTTTGAACTTAACACCGGGAGATTCGCTCCGGTCGTCGATAAGTGTATCTTCACTTATCGACGCATAGAGTTGTTCCACTTCCCTCCTGACGGATGCGCCCTTGCCGATCCCCATCAGAAAGAAGCGGTAAGGGGCCAAAGAAGGCGGCCAAAGCAAACCACGCTCGTCTCTTTTCGTTTCGGCAATAGCGCCAAGAAGCCTGTCGATACCGATTCCGTAAGAGCCCATGTGGGGATAGAGCCTCTTACCGTTCTCCTCTCTAAATACAAGCTCCATTCCCCTCGCATAGAAATCTCCAAGCTTGAAGATATTCCCCAGTTCGATGGCCCTAACCGCTTCGAGGGGGGTGCCGCATTGGATGCATCGATCCGATTTCCTTATCATGGCGATATCGACAACGTGTTCGCTCTCAAAATCACGGCCGAAATTACAGTTCAGAATATGGGTATCGGGCTTCCCCCCTCCGGTGATGAGATTCACCGAACCTGCCACACTGTCGTCGACGACAACGGGCAACGAAGGGGGAGCGGACAGGGGGCCAAGATAACCGGGAACCAGCCCGAGGGATGCAAGTTCGGAGGGCCCGGCAAAGGCGATCAGGGGTTTGCCGAGATAGGCGGAAAGCTTTTCCTCGCTGATGTCGTAGTCGCCGCGAACGACCGCCATGGCATATCCATCGGGAGTACGATAGACAATAGACTTCATGAGTGAAGAATTTTGTACACCGAGAAATTCGGAAACCCCGTCGATGGTTTGAATACCGGGAGTGGGAACCTCTTCCATGCGCCCAGGTACGCCCTGGCTGTACTGTTTTCGCCCCCGTGCCACATGGCGATTGGCCCGATAACCGCAAACCGGGCAGCTCATGACGACATCATCACCTAAGTTGCTGGGAAGCAGGAACTCATAGGCCTTTTCCCCCCGCATGTATCCGACTCCGGACTCTGCCGTGAGAATATCAAGGCCGCAGCGAGAAAAAATCCGCTCGTAGGCGGCAAACATCTTCGGAAAAAAATTATTGAGAGCCGTAGCGCTGCGATGAAATGAGTAGGCATCCTTCATTTCAAACTCTTTCAGTCGAACAAGCCCCTGACGCACCCGTTCCTCATCCCGGAATTTCCTTTGGAACTGGAAAAGAAGAACGGGAAAATCCCGATACGACCGAAGTCCGTAACGAGCCAATTCGACAAAGGCCTCTTCATGACTGGGAGAAAGGACATAGCGGCGTCCACTTCTATCGGAGAACCTGATCATAGCGCGGTCTATCAGGTGTTCCCGGCCGGAACGCTTCCAAATATCGGCTGGATTCACCAGCGGAACCGAAACCTCCTGACCACCGAGACGATCCATCTCCTCTCTGATGATCTTTCTCAGCTTTTCGACAACCTTGACACCAAGGGGAAGATAGGAATAAAGGCCATGCCCAAGCGGGCGTATAAAACCTCCGCGAAGCAAAAACGAAAGTCCCTCGCTCTTTACATCCTGCGGAGTACTTCTGAGTGTTTTACCGAACAGATGACGGTATCTCATTGCAGTATTGTAGCTTCCCCGGAAAGAGGGGTCAAGCAGCCCTTGACTTGACCGGCTATTCATTGGATAGTTTGAGTAAATAGAAGGAAATACCAGCACAGGAGAGGTATGATGAGTACTATTGAATTTATTGAAGCAAGAGAAATTCTCGACTCCCGTGGTAACCCCACTGTGGAAGTTGATGTCGTTCTTGAAGATGGATCCATGGGACGAGCAGCCGTTCCATCGGGAGCTTCGACCGGTGTACATGAGGCCGTAGAGCTTCGTGACGGCGATAAGAGTCGTTTTATGGGAAAGGGCGTGCTCAAGGCCGTGGAAAACGTCAACGACACCCTTGCCGGTGAGCTTGTTGGACTGGATGTCCTCGACCAGGTTGATATCGACCGCACCATGATCGAACTCGACGGTACCGAGAACAAGGCAAAACTTGGCGCCAATGCCATTCTGGGTGTATCCATGGCGGTAGCACGGGCAGCCGCCGACTTTCTCGGTGTGCCTCTTTTCAAGTATCTCGGAGCCTACCACGCAACCGTTCTTCCGGTTCCCATGGCCAACATTCTCAACGGCGGCTCTCATGCCGACAACTCCGTAGACTTCCAGGAGTTCATGGTTATGCCCGTCGGCGCCCAGAATGTCCGAGGCGGCATTCGCATGATCGCCGAGGTGTTCCACAACCTCAAATCCATCCTGAAGGACAAGGGTTACAGCACAGCAGTGGGAGACGAGGGAGGTTTCGCACCCAACCTGAAGAGCAACGAAGAGGCTTGTGAGCTTATTCTTCAGGCCATCGAAAAAGCGGGATACCGCCCAGGCGAAGATGTCATGATTGCTCTCGATCCTGCCGCAAGCGAGTTCTACGACGAAAAGAGCGGCAAGTATAAGCTCCGCTGGTCCACCGGCGCAGAATACTCAAGCACCGAAATGGCCGATTACTGGGCAAGCTGGACAGAGAAATATCCGATCATCAGCCTCGAAGACGGCATGGCCGAAGACGACTGGGAAGGCTGGAAATACCTCACCGACAAGATTGGCAAGAAGGTACAGCTGGTGGGTGACGACCTGTTTGTAACAAACACCAAGCGCCTGAGAAAGGGAATCAGCGAGGGCATTGCAAACTCCATCCTCATCAAGGTAAATCAGATCGGAACCCTTACCGAAACCTTCGAAGCAGTCGATATGGCGAAGAGGGCCGGTTATACCGCTGTTGTTTCTCACCGATCGGGCGAGACCGAAGACAGTTTCATCGCCGATCTGGTTGTCGGACTGGAGACAGGACAGATCAAGACCGGTTCTTTGAGCCGAACCGACCGTCTTGCTAAGTACAACCAGCTTATGAGAATCGAGGATTATCTCGAAGGCGTCGCCGAATATCCCGGCATGAAGGCCTTCTACTCCATCAAACGCTAACATCCTAAACGATTTGTTTTACAAAAAAAGCTGTCCGGTTCCCGCCGGGCAGCTTTTTTATGGCATGTATGACAATTTCAATTTACTGGTGGCCCGTTAATAGCGAACGGAAAAGCCGCGTATGCCTTCGGGAGAAACTTCCTTTACACGCACAGTGTCGATTCTGGCCATCGACGGACCTTTTCTACACCATGCGATGAAAGTCTGACACGCTTTCAGACTTCCTTCAGCATAAAGAAGAACACTTCCGTCATATTCGTTGCGTACCCACCCATTGATTCGCGCACGATCGGCGGCCAGCTTTGCTGAGTAGCGAAAACCGACCCCCTGCACCCGTCCCGACACGGTAATTCGGTAGGCTGCCAAATTCAAACCTGCAATTCAGAATCGAGGGCGTCTCCCACCTTCTCCGCCAGTAACGCATAATCGAAAGGCTTATAGATCACTTCAAAGGGGATACTGAATTCCGGTCGAAGAAATCCGCTCGTGATGAAGATACGTTTATCCTTGCAATAGGTATCAAGAAATTTTATCCAGTAATCTCCGCCGAGAATATCCATACGATAATCGGTCACTATAACTTTTATGGCATGATCCAGAAGCTGCTTTATAGCTCCGACACCATCGGAAGCAACCAACACCTTAAAGCCTTTCTTCTGAAGATAGTCACGGAGGGTAAGGCGTATGGAATCCTCATCCTCCACAATTAAAACAAGGCCTTTTCGTTCCTCATGCATGTACGCTACCCCCTGGCAGCCACAAGATCCTGAACGGCAGCAAGCAGTGAACCGAAATCAACAGGCTTGGCAAAAAAGGCGTCGGCACCCTCGCTGATAATCTTTTCTGACTCAGCCTCATCGTCCAGGCCGCTCACGGAAATGATAACCGGCGAACCGAGGCTCTCATCTTTTTTAATTTTGGTGCAAAGCTGGTGTCCGTTGACTCCCGGGAGATCGATATCCAAGATAACGATATCGGGTTTCTCCCGACTTAAAACGACACCGGCTTCAAA
Coding sequences:
- a CDS encoding ABC transporter permease, whose amino-acid sequence is MQTNDNQQTINAEAVKPVVRSAHPRWKEFGFSMKRLFKNPLTIIGVSIILFFAVLAIFAPLLAPPEYPDDPYKMPHNGWKMTPSPPSAENPLGTLPQQYDILYGIIWGARNAFKIGILVVLANLVVGIVLGALAGYFGGIVDEIIMRITDIFYSIPFLVMAMALVVAIGRGLQSIVIVLIILNWPSYTRVIRSEILVVRDMDYVQAAKASGAGHLWTLIRHVMPNSVFSVIIVASMQIGTTVLSAASLSFLGLGSGAEYADWGQMVSTCRNWIVGPPGDRLAFWYVVLIPGFTIALFVLGWNLLGDAIRDVFDPKMRRK
- a CDS encoding response regulator; amino-acid sequence: MHEERKGLVLIVEDEDSIRLTLRDYLQKKGFKVLVASDGVGAIKQLLDHAIKVIVTDYRMDILGGDYWIKFLDTYCKDKRIFITSGFLRPEFSIPFEVIYKPFDYALLAEKVGDALDSELQV
- a CDS encoding ABC transporter ATP-binding protein, with translation MEKLADTKELYTNFYTFEGVVKALNGVSIHVNKGETYGLVGESGCGKSVTVRSMMRIVQAPGRIESGQIHLFFSEEQRDKAIDIVGRSEAFMQTIRGNDISMIFQEASSSLNPVLSIGEQVGESFQFHRMPQMLEETEKRLSEDINAGKGLVPYKKMIRGLMARERAVYERHNRLVLEIDEQLYRLEEATDASDIRKREALKRHREHIRKKDPLVQFASHVPFFKRYRKRIAFTIRVHVIELLRQLGVPNPDNVVDRYPHELSGGMQQRIVIAIALACHPRMLIADEPTSNLDVTIQAQILDLIKKLKETLISSVLFITHDLGVVAEVCDRVTVMYAGDAVETAEVKELFKNPLHPYTKGLMNSVPKVEQEGALQTIPGTVPNLIHPPTGCRFHPRCPYAMDICKKEKPVTIEHSKDHFVACHLFTGEKHNER
- a CDS encoding GNAT family N-acetyltransferase: MSHRVILSSEVVDQIIFAMENQEESFLFHMEKLEVVPVAGFETEDGGESLPEKLVSIPRWSSADGFRLMEKFVSSLNNPMYREELSRALAGGKGVFRRFKDVLKNHGPLEKLWYSFKEHEMRQTVRDWFHRNEEARDLASLGPEPEETGELVLSDFPLEIHPLPEPVEEELVEYCFQGLFPESEELLFRSFVEECMLVLENGDEVVMVSAAAPDGGRAGFALMAGFNAEEGFVFRLPLLFVDPRFRGLGLAKLLIEQAREEAAARDAAGLLLDIPGNGAVLLPFLEEAGFSTVRRSCFVNLRLQ
- the proS gene encoding proline--tRNA ligase, translating into MRYRHLFGKTLRSTPQDVKSEGLSFLLRGGFIRPLGHGLYSYLPLGVKVVEKLRKIIREEMDRLGGQEVSVPLVNPADIWKRSGREHLIDRAMIRFSDRSGRRYVLSPSHEEAFVELARYGLRSYRDFPVLLFQFQRKFRDEERVRQGLVRLKEFEMKDAYSFHRSATALNNFFPKMFAAYERIFSRCGLDILTAESGVGYMRGEKAYEFLLPSNLGDDVVMSCPVCGYRANRHVARGRKQYSQGVPGRMEEVPTPGIQTIDGVSEFLGVQNSSLMKSIVYRTPDGYAMAVVRGDYDISEEKLSAYLGKPLIAFAGPSELASLGLVPGYLGPLSAPPSLPVVVDDSVAGSVNLITGGGKPDTHILNCNFGRDFESEHVVDIAMIRKSDRCIQCGTPLEAVRAIELGNIFKLGDFYARGMELVFREENGKRLYPHMGSYGIGIDRLLGAIAETKRDERGLLWPPSLAPYRFFLMGIGKGASVRREVEQLYASISEDTLIDDRSESPGVKFKDSELMGIPWRIVISASTLEEGRAELYDRRADRRRLVPLADIRSVVRALREES
- a CDS encoding acylphosphatase, with product MAAYRITVSGRVQGVGFRYSAKLAADRARINGWVRNEYDGSVLLYAEGSLKACQTFIAWCRKGPSMARIDTVRVKEVSPEGIRGFSVRY
- a CDS encoding ABC transporter ATP-binding protein, whose amino-acid sequence is MNDNILDIRNLKKYYPVKGGVMRRHIADVKAVDDVSFQIKRGECLGMVGESGCGKTTLGKAILRLHDATAGRVYLDQDAEKIEELEALFASDKPEAVAQAEAMRKMMDLTRLKGRAMKEARRKINIVFQDPSNSLNPRLLIKDIVGEPMIIQHVYSSAAEVEERVVELLGTVGLSREHMRRYPHEFSGGQRQRIAVARALATNPKFILMDEPTSALDVSVQAQILNLLKRLQDEFQLTYLFVTHHLLVVKYITQRIAVMYLGKMMELSQTPELFKTPLHPYTKALLSAIPIPDPETKIEKIILSGDVPNPLNPPSGCRFHPRCPYAKEICKERIPELEDAGGGHLVACHRWRELN
- the eno gene encoding phosphopyruvate hydratase → MSTIEFIEAREILDSRGNPTVEVDVVLEDGSMGRAAVPSGASTGVHEAVELRDGDKSRFMGKGVLKAVENVNDTLAGELVGLDVLDQVDIDRTMIELDGTENKAKLGANAILGVSMAVARAAADFLGVPLFKYLGAYHATVLPVPMANILNGGSHADNSVDFQEFMVMPVGAQNVRGGIRMIAEVFHNLKSILKDKGYSTAVGDEGGFAPNLKSNEEACELILQAIEKAGYRPGEDVMIALDPAASEFYDEKSGKYKLRWSTGAEYSSTEMADYWASWTEKYPIISLEDGMAEDDWEGWKYLTDKIGKKVQLVGDDLFVTNTKRLRKGISEGIANSILIKVNQIGTLTETFEAVDMAKRAGYTAVVSHRSGETEDSFIADLVVGLETGQIKTGSLSRTDRLAKYNQLMRIEDYLEGVAEYPGMKAFYSIKR
- a CDS encoding ABC transporter substrate-binding protein, which codes for MKKIFAPFLVLVLLSALFVGCGKKEATQEAAETSEPAAKEIKNPDTFVYASYGTVESLDPARAYDEVSGGVIQNLYETLVFFDGSAVDKFVPVLCEEVPTVENGGITNGGKTYTFKIKKGIKFHSGNELTPEVVRYSFIRSMVTDPDAGPVWMLYFPFFGTYSSRDGDGNIVAKWEDLQNAIQVEGDSVVFNLKAPFPPFLAILSGYWAAIVDKDFVIANGGWDGTEATWKSFNAPANGEETLNDIASGTGPYKLDRWERGVEVVMTRNEDFHGEKPVLAKAIYKVVDEWSTRKLMLLQGDADCVEVDPLYYDEMDKETGITVIKDLKELGVRAINFNQKINAVDNPAIYSGKLDGEGIPADFFTDKDVRLAFSYCWDEDTYLSDILSGAGIDCPTPHVSGLPYRNDSLKRIPYDTAKAEEYFKKAWGGQVWDKGFKMDFLYNTGNEVREASVKMLAENIMKLNPKFKINVRGVEWASYVQATRAKTLPLFYIGWGADYPHPDNFMTTYMHSQGVYGGRCGYNNPEADRLLEAGAIESDPAKAKEIYYRIQDIWLEDAPGIVMHQPVSRRYFKDWVKGYVFHPMENHPLIFSQFTKEY
- a CDS encoding ABC transporter permease translates to MSLVNYIIRRLFFMIFVLLGVSILVFSVMMLLPPGMRAAAYVTNEKISPDQFENIIRTYGLDDPAPVQYFRWMGNVLKGDFGYSATAEAPVLSAFKSYFPVTFELVLYATPLIILFGIWLGTLGAIHKDTPIDHGSRIFAIIGYSLPTFWLGLILLMLFYGLLGIFPPGTLSNEGKDLLYSQGFHHYTSLITIDAILNGRWGLFKDALMHLLLPIINLVILSSALIMRLMRSNMLEQLGQDYIRTALAKGADRRTINYKHARRNALLPVITVSGVMFANLMGGMVITETIFSRKGLGWWMARAATQLDVSAVMFNVLFLGMVFVTVNLIVDIIYAAIDPRIRLG